A region of Bradyrhizobium sp. CCBAU 53351 DNA encodes the following proteins:
- a CDS encoding DUF6088 family protein, protein MQTVAERILEYARTLPEGALIGAKDALHLGSRAAVDQALKRLSERNELMRLAHGFYVLPVKTRFGVRAPQAEKVVQALAATRAETIVPHGAAAANALGLTTQVPTKLVYLTSGPDRELKLGAQTVEVKHAPEWMLFPAKPAAGQAIRALEWLGKRQANDALRVLKQKLSAETLQDLIAVRPALPAWMSKSISQSLLSYG, encoded by the coding sequence ACATTGCCCGAAGGCGCCTTGATTGGTGCTAAGGATGCTTTGCATTTGGGGAGCCGTGCAGCGGTCGATCAAGCTCTGAAAAGGCTTTCTGAGCGCAACGAGCTGATGCGCCTTGCTCATGGGTTCTACGTCCTGCCGGTCAAAACCCGGTTCGGTGTACGCGCACCGCAAGCGGAGAAAGTCGTCCAAGCGCTCGCTGCCACGCGTGCCGAAACAATCGTCCCGCACGGGGCAGCAGCTGCAAACGCACTTGGTCTTACGACCCAGGTGCCAACGAAACTCGTCTATCTGACGTCTGGTCCTGACCGGGAGCTTAAGCTCGGCGCACAAACCGTTGAGGTGAAGCATGCGCCAGAATGGATGCTGTTTCCGGCAAAGCCGGCTGCCGGGCAAGCCATTCGCGCCTTGGAATGGCTCGGCAAACGGCAAGCGAACGATGCGCTGCGGGTCCTTAAGCAGAAATTGTCGGCGGAAACGTTGCAAGACCTCATCGCCGTGCGCCCCGCTCTGCCTGCGTGGATGTCAAAATCGATCAGCCAATCGCTGCTAAGCTATGGCTGA
- a CDS encoding restriction endonuclease — protein sequence MITSRTPSSWQDLQEQSARILAECGFAVEIEKKVKLVRGQAEIDVYAEETLKGRKYIILCGCKHWRAAVPQTVVHSFRSVMTDVGAHKGYIISSSGFQSGARDAAQMTNVELVTWDQFQNAFEPSWLENCFTPVITAKLDPLMGFSEPFLPPSFPHWPEADQNEYLQLKDELDPLGWFAMSMATYSRILRHSSYPPLPLKNIPDPTEKYKGLPTDIMSAVGYRDLLDATLHHGEAAIAKFRAVRDRNK from the coding sequence ATGATCACATCGAGAACCCCCTCAAGCTGGCAAGATCTTCAGGAACAGTCCGCACGCATCTTGGCGGAATGCGGGTTTGCCGTCGAAATCGAAAAAAAGGTGAAGCTTGTTCGTGGCCAAGCGGAAATCGACGTCTATGCCGAGGAAACTCTGAAAGGACGAAAATACATCATCCTTTGTGGGTGCAAGCATTGGAGGGCCGCCGTTCCCCAAACCGTGGTTCATTCCTTTCGCAGCGTGATGACGGATGTCGGCGCCCACAAGGGCTACATCATCTCGAGTTCGGGCTTTCAGTCGGGAGCCCGCGATGCCGCGCAGATGACAAATGTCGAGTTGGTCACCTGGGATCAGTTTCAGAACGCGTTCGAGCCGAGTTGGCTCGAAAATTGTTTCACTCCGGTGATCACAGCGAAGCTCGATCCGCTGATGGGCTTTTCCGAGCCGTTCCTGCCGCCCTCGTTTCCCCATTGGCCTGAGGCCGATCAAAACGAATATCTTCAATTGAAGGATGAGCTCGATCCCCTCGGCTGGTTCGCGATGTCGATGGCTACTTATTCGAGGATTCTCCGCCATAGCAGTTATCCACCGCTGCCGCTCAAGAATATTCCCGATCCCACCGAGAAGTATAAGGGGCTTCCCACGGATATCATGAGCGCCGTGGGTTATCGCGATCTTCTCGACGC